Proteins from one Rhodothermales bacterium genomic window:
- a CDS encoding CusA/CzcA family heavy metal efflux RND transporter encodes MMLKALIDFSLRQKFVALALVALVAVGGVVSLTQLPINSLPDVTPVQVLVITKSGRYSPLDVERLVSFPIETVMNGLPDVKEVRSISQFGLSAVTVEFDEGTDIYFARQLVAQRVQSVVDALPDGVDAPQLGPISTALGEIYQYTVEGEGHSLTELRETQDWLVGPQLKTIPGVTEITAFGGHVKQYDVLADPARLRAAGVGLGDVMDAIAANNGVAGGNYLEHNREQYIIRGYGLIRTAEDLERVVVAERGGRPVFLRDVAEVRLGRQLRQGAVTKDGEGEVVTGIVMMLRGGNGREVIGAVETKLEEIRPGLPEGVRVEKFYDQADLVERTTHTVQTNLLEGGFFVIAVLLLLLGEIRGALIVASVIPLSMLFAFIGMREFGLAANLMSLGAIDFGMVVDGSVVMIENMVSRLESERGKRPAVQIMREAAHEVARPIFFGVLIILMVYVPVATFSGTEGILFRPMAITVATAVFGSLLLALVYVPAVAALVFRKGVKVRRNRVMEWLRPWYRRGLEKHLHRRVQIVGVALAVFVLSLVLMSRMGTEFLPELDEGSILVEQVRMPSVTLAESVENANWLAGEIMRRVPEVETVVPKTGRSDLANDWMGVHQTDVWVVLKPRDAWRDGMTKEDIQEQIRPLLETEPGLAYNFTQPIAMRVDELTSGVKSDLAVKVFGEDLETLGAVADQIARVLPGLEGTGNFFVEQTEGQPYLNVEVDREAVAAYGLNVEDVQRTIEAGLGGQAVSEVFEGQRRFDIVVRYPEAARSDPRRIMDAPVSLSNGETIPLNRVALVTAEEGPREIARENGWRRVIVGINLDGLDIGTYVANLQAAIDAEVDVPAGVFLTYGGAFEDQQRATQHLLFVVPLALFIILGLLYLMFGAVRYALLVFLNLPLALSGGIFLLWMRGLYLSVSASIGFVALFGVAVLNGIVLIEHLNHLRREGKSVREAALDGAADRLRPVLMTALVASLGFIPMAFNVGPGSEVQRPLATVVIGGLITSTLLTLLVLPVVYAWIEKDDRLPPDPGHHDFGGDGVAEGLPAVSTHEVSA; translated from the coding sequence ATGATGCTCAAGGCCCTCATCGATTTCAGCCTGCGGCAGAAGTTCGTCGCCCTCGCGCTCGTGGCGCTCGTCGCCGTCGGCGGCGTGGTCTCCCTCACGCAGCTGCCCATCAATTCGCTCCCGGACGTGACGCCGGTGCAGGTCCTCGTCATCACGAAGTCCGGCCGCTACTCGCCGCTTGACGTGGAGCGCCTGGTGAGCTTCCCAATTGAGACGGTGATGAACGGGCTGCCGGACGTGAAGGAGGTCCGCTCGATCTCGCAGTTCGGGCTCTCCGCCGTGACGGTCGAGTTCGACGAGGGGACCGACATCTACTTCGCGCGCCAGCTCGTCGCCCAGCGCGTGCAGAGCGTCGTCGACGCGCTCCCCGACGGCGTCGACGCGCCGCAGCTCGGGCCGATCTCGACGGCGCTCGGCGAGATCTACCAGTACACCGTCGAGGGCGAGGGCCACTCGTTGACGGAACTGCGCGAGACGCAGGACTGGCTCGTCGGCCCGCAGCTCAAGACAATCCCCGGCGTCACCGAGATCACGGCCTTCGGCGGCCACGTCAAGCAATATGACGTGCTCGCCGACCCGGCCCGGCTGCGCGCCGCGGGCGTCGGCCTCGGCGACGTGATGGACGCGATCGCGGCGAACAACGGCGTCGCAGGCGGAAACTATCTGGAGCACAACCGCGAGCAGTACATCATCCGAGGCTACGGGCTGATCCGCACGGCCGAGGATCTGGAGCGTGTCGTCGTGGCCGAGCGCGGCGGGCGGCCCGTCTTCCTGCGCGACGTGGCCGAGGTCCGTCTCGGGCGGCAGCTCCGGCAGGGCGCCGTCACGAAAGACGGCGAAGGCGAAGTCGTGACCGGCATCGTGATGATGCTGCGCGGCGGGAACGGCCGCGAGGTGATCGGCGCCGTCGAGACCAAGCTGGAAGAGATCCGGCCCGGCCTGCCCGAAGGCGTCCGCGTCGAAAAATTCTACGACCAGGCCGACCTCGTCGAGCGGACGACGCACACGGTGCAGACGAACTTGCTCGAAGGCGGCTTCTTCGTCATCGCCGTGCTCCTGCTGCTCCTCGGCGAGATCCGCGGCGCGCTCATCGTGGCGAGCGTGATCCCGCTCTCGATGCTCTTCGCCTTCATCGGGATGCGCGAGTTCGGCCTCGCCGCCAACCTCATGAGCCTCGGCGCCATCGACTTCGGGATGGTCGTCGACGGCTCGGTCGTGATGATCGAGAACATGGTGTCGCGGCTGGAGAGCGAGCGGGGGAAGCGCCCGGCCGTCCAGATCATGCGCGAGGCGGCGCACGAGGTGGCGCGGCCCATCTTCTTCGGCGTCCTCATCATCCTCATGGTGTACGTGCCCGTCGCGACGTTCTCCGGCACCGAGGGCATCCTCTTCCGCCCGATGGCGATCACGGTCGCGACGGCCGTGTTCGGCTCGCTCCTGCTCGCGCTCGTCTACGTCCCGGCCGTGGCGGCGCTCGTCTTCCGCAAGGGCGTGAAAGTCCGCCGCAACCGGGTGATGGAGTGGCTGCGGCCGTGGTACCGGCGCGGGCTCGAAAAGCACCTCCACCGCCGCGTGCAGATCGTCGGTGTCGCGCTCGCCGTATTCGTGCTCTCACTCGTGCTGATGAGCCGGATGGGGACCGAGTTCCTGCCCGAGCTCGACGAGGGGAGCATCCTCGTCGAGCAGGTGCGGATGCCGAGCGTGACGCTCGCCGAGAGCGTCGAGAACGCGAACTGGCTCGCGGGCGAGATCATGCGCCGCGTGCCCGAGGTCGAGACCGTCGTCCCCAAAACCGGGCGGAGCGACCTCGCGAATGACTGGATGGGCGTCCACCAGACGGATGTGTGGGTCGTCCTCAAGCCGCGCGACGCGTGGCGCGACGGGATGACGAAGGAGGACATTCAGGAGCAGATCCGCCCCCTCTTGGAAACCGAGCCCGGCCTCGCGTACAACTTCACGCAGCCGATCGCGATGCGCGTCGACGAGCTCACGAGCGGCGTCAAGTCCGACCTCGCCGTGAAGGTGTTCGGCGAGGATTTGGAGACGCTCGGCGCCGTCGCCGACCAGATCGCGCGCGTGCTGCCGGGGCTGGAGGGTACGGGCAACTTCTTCGTCGAGCAGACCGAAGGGCAGCCGTACCTCAACGTCGAGGTGGACCGCGAGGCGGTGGCGGCGTACGGGCTCAACGTGGAGGACGTGCAGCGCACGATCGAGGCCGGGCTCGGCGGGCAGGCCGTGAGCGAGGTGTTCGAGGGGCAGCGGCGGTTCGACATCGTCGTGCGCTACCCCGAGGCCGCGCGCTCGGACCCGCGCCGGATCATGGACGCGCCCGTGAGCCTGTCGAACGGCGAGACGATTCCCCTGAACCGCGTCGCGCTCGTCACGGCCGAGGAAGGCCCGCGCGAGATCGCCCGCGAGAACGGCTGGCGTCGCGTCATCGTCGGGATCAACCTCGACGGGCTCGACATCGGGACGTACGTGGCGAACCTGCAGGCCGCCATCGACGCCGAGGTGGACGTGCCGGCGGGCGTGTTTCTCACGTACGGCGGCGCGTTCGAGGACCAGCAGCGGGCGACGCAGCACCTCCTCTTCGTCGTGCCGCTCGCGCTCTTCATCATCCTCGGGCTACTCTACCTCATGTTCGGCGCGGTCCGCTACGCGCTCCTCGTCTTCCTCAACCTCCCGCTCGCGCTCTCCGGCGGCATCTTCCTGCTGTGGATGCGCGGGCTGTACCTGAGCGTGTCGGCGAGCATCGGGTTCGTCGCGCTCTTCGGCGTGGCCGTGCTCAACGGGATCGTGCTCATCGAGCACCTCAACCACCTCCGCCGCGAGGGCAAATCCGTCCGCGAGGCCGCGCTCGACGGCGCCGCCGACCGGCTCCGGCCGGTTCTGATGACGGCGCTCGTGGCCTCGCTCGGCTTCATCCCGATGGCTTTCAACGTGGGGCCGGGGAGCGAAGTGCAGCGCCCGCTCGCCACCGTCGTCATCGGCGGGCTGATCACGAGCACCCTCCTGACGCTCCTCGTGCTGCCCGTCGTCTACGCGTGGATCGAGAAGGACGACCGGCTCCCGCCCGACCCCGGCCACCACGACTTCGGCGGCGACGGCGTCGCCGAAGGCCTCCCCGCCGTATCAACCCACGAGGTCTCGGCATGA